The following are encoded together in the Girardinichthys multiradiatus isolate DD_20200921_A chromosome X, DD_fGirMul_XY1, whole genome shotgun sequence genome:
- the LOC124862243 gene encoding ADP-ribosylation factor-like protein 6-interacting protein 1 — translation MAESDNKSANVLAQETAQLEEQLQGWREVILAGDRVLRWEKPWFPGALIGVTTVVFLLIYYLDPSVLTGLSCTVMLLCLADYFVPTLALKVFGSNKWTTEQQQRFHEICNNLVKSERRVVGWCKRLCSLKEEKPKVYFASVISGLLAVAWIGQQVHNLFLTYLIVSFLLLLPGLNQHGVISKYAAMAKREINKLLKQKEKKTQ, via the exons ATGGCTGAAAGCGACAACAAGAGCGCAAATGTTTTA GCTCAGGAAACGGCCCAGCTGGAGGAGCAGCTGCAGGGCTGGAGGGAGGTGATCCTAGCCGGAGATCGGGTCCTGCGCTGGGAGAAGCCCTGGTTCCCTGGAGCCCTGATTGGTGTTACCACCGTGGTCTTCCT GCTGATTTACTATCTGGACCCATCAGTGTTGACTGGACTCTCCTGCACCGTCATGCTGCTCTGCCTGGCTGATTACTTCGTGCCCACCCTCGCTCTCAAAGTGTTTGGCTCCAATAAGTG GACCACCGAGCAGCAGCAGCGTTTCCATGAGATCTGCAATAACCTGGTGAAGAGTGAGCGTCGGGTCGTCGGCTGGTGCAAGCGTCTCTGCAGCCTTAAAGAGGAGAAGCCCAAAGTG TACTTTGCCTCAGTGATCAGCGGCCTGCTGGCGGTGGCCTGGATCGGACAACAGGTCCACAATCTCTTCCTCACCTACCTGATTG TGagctttctgctgctgctgccgggCCTGAACCAGCATGGTGTCATCTCCAAGTATGCAGCCATGGCCAAGAGGGAGATCAACAAACTGCTCAAGCaaaaggagaagaaaacccAGTAG